Proteins from a single region of Abyssalbus ytuae:
- the cls gene encoding cardiolipin synthase, translating into MLEYIKDNLWQVFLILNYAIAIITAGSIVLSNLNPTKTLSYLILLVAFPFVGLIIYFLFGQQYRKSKIFRRKNILNQKNIKEWKEKLKLGYNGLKEFDREKFSDKVKLIRLLYNNEEFLLTLCNKVDILINGEEKFKWLLKDLKNAKKSIHLEYYIIKDDGVGNEVLEILCEKAKEGIKVRLSYDSVGSSLSSKTLKKLKEAEVEFHPFMPVHFPRFTSKLNYRNHRKIIIIDGEIGYVGGVNISDRYVNHTPGIYWRDTHLRIEGEAVGSLQLQFMLNWDFVTPYDVVVENDFFPKCTVSDKVPVQIAASGPDTDWANIMEAIFIAISTADKYIYITTPYFIPSEEILMALIAIAKSGVEVKLIVPKESDSWAAKYATYSYLEKLLEAGVRVYLYKKGFVHAKTMVIDDIFSTVGTANMDYRSFKINFEINALIYHERTAKQMVQTFNNDLEFCDEVSYEQWKNRALIQKMQESFCHLWAPLL; encoded by the coding sequence ATGCTGGAGTATATAAAAGATAATCTTTGGCAAGTTTTTCTTATACTTAATTATGCAATAGCCATAATTACGGCTGGTAGTATTGTATTAAGTAATTTAAACCCAACCAAAACACTTTCTTACCTCATTCTCCTGGTTGCCTTTCCCTTTGTCGGATTAATTATTTATTTTCTTTTCGGACAACAGTATAGAAAAAGTAAAATCTTCAGAAGAAAAAATATCTTAAACCAAAAGAATATTAAAGAATGGAAAGAAAAACTGAAATTAGGTTATAACGGTTTAAAAGAATTTGACAGGGAAAAATTCTCTGATAAAGTTAAACTCATAAGGCTCTTATATAATAATGAAGAGTTTTTGTTAACACTTTGTAATAAAGTTGATATTTTAATTAACGGGGAAGAAAAGTTTAAATGGCTGTTAAAAGATTTGAAAAATGCCAAAAAGAGTATTCATCTCGAATATTATATAATAAAAGATGATGGTGTTGGAAATGAAGTATTGGAAATACTATGTGAAAAAGCAAAAGAAGGAATTAAAGTACGTCTTTCATACGATTCGGTTGGCAGCAGTTTATCTTCCAAAACTTTAAAAAAATTAAAAGAAGCCGAGGTAGAGTTCCATCCTTTCATGCCAGTACACTTTCCGAGATTTACCAGTAAATTAAACTATAGAAATCATAGAAAAATTATTATTATAGACGGTGAAATAGGTTATGTAGGAGGAGTTAATATATCTGACCGGTATGTAAATCATACCCCCGGTATTTACTGGCGAGATACTCATTTACGTATAGAAGGGGAAGCAGTCGGTTCTTTACAACTGCAATTTATGCTTAACTGGGATTTCGTTACCCCGTATGATGTAGTAGTTGAAAATGATTTTTTTCCGAAATGCACTGTATCAGATAAGGTCCCGGTTCAAATAGCAGCCAGCGGCCCTGATACAGATTGGGCCAATATAATGGAGGCAATTTTTATTGCTATTAGCACAGCAGATAAGTATATATACATAACTACTCCTTATTTTATTCCCAGTGAAGAAATATTAATGGCTTTAATTGCAATTGCAAAGAGTGGGGTGGAAGTGAAGCTTATAGTTCCAAAAGAATCAGATTCCTGGGCCGCTAAATATGCTACTTATTCCTATCTGGAAAAACTTTTAGAAGCAGGTGTCAGGGTATATCTTTATAAAAAAGGATTTGTTCACGCCAAGACTATGGTTATAGATGACATTTTTTCTACAGTTGGCACAGCCAATATGGACTACCGGAGTTTTAAAATTAATTTTGAAATAAATGCTCTTATCTATCACGAAAGAACAGCAAAACAAATGGTTCAAACATTTAACAACGATCTTGAATTTTGTGATGAGGTTAGTTATGAGCAATGGAAAAACAGAGCCCTGATTCAAAAAATGCAGGAGTCCT
- a CDS encoding lytic transglycosylase domain-containing protein — MKYLKGVLMVLGGAFIIMMFINAVQTKRIDKNVDDVVKKVVDSILSNKSKDYNVYALDIPKGINFAGEIVPVSDPDIYERMDRELLVNTYWQSNGLLLIKRAHKYFPIIEPILKQYGVPDDFKYLAVIESGLQNVISPAGATGFWQIMKNTGKEYGLEINDYVDERYHLEKSTEAACKYLLNAKEKFGTWTLTAASYNAGQTGIAKQMDRQKANDYYSLLLGEETGRYVFRILAVKEILSNPNKYGFNYDDSHLYDYVPSHKVEVDTAVTNFADFSKKFGINYKVLKIHNPWLRDTYLRNYSGKKYQIEIPDDGYYQFEE; from the coding sequence ATGAAGTATTTAAAAGGTGTATTAATGGTGTTGGGGGGAGCATTTATAATTATGATGTTTATAAATGCAGTTCAAACCAAAAGAATTGATAAAAATGTTGATGATGTAGTAAAAAAAGTAGTTGACAGTATATTATCAAATAAATCTAAAGATTATAATGTTTATGCCCTGGATATACCTAAGGGTATAAATTTTGCAGGAGAAATTGTGCCGGTTTCTGATCCGGATATTTATGAGAGAATGGACAGGGAGTTACTAGTGAATACTTACTGGCAGTCTAATGGTTTACTACTTATCAAGAGGGCACATAAATATTTTCCTATTATAGAACCTATACTAAAACAATATGGAGTTCCGGATGATTTTAAGTATCTGGCAGTTATAGAAAGTGGTTTGCAAAATGTTATATCACCCGCGGGAGCTACCGGATTCTGGCAAATAATGAAAAATACCGGTAAAGAATACGGGCTCGAAATTAATGATTATGTTGATGAAAGGTATCATTTGGAGAAGTCAACGGAAGCAGCATGCAAATACCTTTTAAATGCCAAAGAAAAATTTGGAACATGGACCCTTACAGCGGCTTCATACAATGCGGGTCAAACCGGTATAGCTAAACAAATGGACAGACAAAAGGCAAATGATTATTACAGTTTATTGCTGGGTGAAGAAACCGGAAGATACGTGTTCAGGATTCTTGCAGTAAAAGAAATTCTTTCTAATCCTAATAAATATGGATTTAACTATGATGACAGTCATCTTTATGATTATGTACCATCACATAAAGTAGAAGTGGATACTGCCGTTACAAACTTCGCAGATTTTTCTAAAAAGTTCGGAATTAATTATAAAGTATTGAAGATTCATAACCCTTGGTTAAGAGATACCTATCTTCGAAACTATTCAGGTAAAAAATATCAGATTGAAATTCCGGATGACGGTTATTACCAGTTTGAAGAATAA
- a CDS encoding alpha/beta hydrolase, producing the protein MPGMAANISIFDNIKLPDDSFEMHFLEWLIPEKNETISHYAKRLTQKVSHPFPVLIGVSFGGIIVQEMAKHIPVKKIIIISSVKSNKELPKRMIFAKYTKAYKILPTGLVNNVEVLAKFTFGKVKRLDLYEKYLSVRDKQYIDWSIQQLVNWQQSAPDNGVVHIHGERDAVFPISNINSCIVLKGGTHIMIINKFKWFNENLPRIILA; encoded by the coding sequence ATGCCCGGGATGGCAGCCAATATATCAATTTTTGATAATATAAAATTACCTGATGATAGTTTTGAAATGCACTTTCTGGAGTGGCTAATACCCGAGAAAAATGAAACTATCAGCCATTATGCCAAAAGGTTAACTCAAAAAGTCAGCCATCCTTTTCCAGTACTGATCGGGGTTTCTTTTGGAGGGATAATAGTACAGGAAATGGCTAAACATATTCCGGTAAAAAAGATAATTATAATTTCCAGTGTAAAATCCAATAAAGAATTACCAAAACGGATGATTTTTGCCAAATATACCAAAGCATATAAAATATTACCAACCGGTCTGGTGAATAATGTTGAGGTTTTGGCAAAATTCACATTCGGTAAAGTAAAACGTCTTGATTTATATGAAAAGTATCTTTCAGTCAGGGACAAGCAATATATAGATTGGTCTATACAGCAACTTGTAAACTGGCAACAATCGGCACCTGATAATGGAGTTGTACATATTCATGGAGAAAGGGATGCCGTATTTCCAATATCCAATATAAACAGTTGCATTGTGTTAAAAGGAGGTACTCACATTATGATTATAAACAAATTTAAATGGTTTAATGAGAATTTGCCACGTATAATTTTAGCTTAA
- a CDS encoding GNAT family N-acetyltransferase, translating into MNDVIINDNEFLRQFETRIDDKLAKIEYASQERKIFLTKLVIPEEVNDTEFKDNFIKAVLYYIEEKKLRVVPTSPEIAGFLRKHKEFKELLPVGIRI; encoded by the coding sequence ATGAATGATGTAATTATTAATGATAATGAGTTTCTTCGTCAGTTTGAAACAAGGATAGATGACAAGTTGGCAAAAATTGAGTATGCATCTCAGGAAAGAAAAATATTTTTGACCAAGCTTGTAATACCAGAAGAAGTTAATGATACTGAATTTAAAGATAATTTTATAAAAGCAGTATTATATTATATTGAAGAAAAAAAACTAAGAGTAGTTCCCACCAGTCCGGAAATTGCCGGTTTTTTACGAAAGCATAAAGAATTTAAAGAATTACTTCCTGTGGGAATAAGAATTTAA
- the mtaB gene encoding tRNA (N(6)-L-threonylcarbamoyladenosine(37)-C(2))-methylthiotransferase MtaB: MQERKKVAFYTLGCKLNFSETSTIARNFMNEGFDRVDFSEYADIYVINTCSVTENADKEFKRIVKKAQRVNPEAFVAAVGCYAQLKPEELAAVDGVDLVLGATEKFKITDYINDLSKNDFGEVHSCEIAEADFYVGSYSIGDRTRAFLKVQDGCDYKCTYCTIPLARGISRSDTMKNVLKNAREIAAQDIKEIVLTGVNIGDYGKGEFGNKKHEHTFLDLVKELDNVEGIERLRISSIEPNLLKDDTIKLVSKSRAFVPHFHIPLQSGSNEILKKMKRRYLRELYVERVTKIKELMPHACIGVDVIVGFPGETDEHFLQTYHFLNELDISYLHVFTYSERDNTEAAEMENVVPKNVRSKRSKMLRGLSAKKRRAFYEKQIGTIRTVLFEGENKEGYIHGFTDNYVKVKAPWNPELVNTLHTVRLTKIDEDGLVRFDFVSATVLN, translated from the coding sequence ATGCAGGAAAGAAAAAAAGTAGCGTTTTATACTTTAGGGTGTAAACTGAATTTTTCAGAGACATCTACTATTGCCCGGAACTTTATGAATGAGGGTTTTGACAGGGTGGATTTTTCTGAATATGCCGATATCTATGTTATCAATACATGTTCGGTTACTGAAAATGCAGATAAGGAATTTAAGCGGATAGTAAAAAAAGCCCAAAGAGTAAATCCCGAAGCTTTTGTAGCTGCCGTTGGATGCTATGCACAATTAAAACCGGAAGAACTTGCAGCGGTTGATGGAGTGGATCTTGTATTGGGGGCAACCGAAAAGTTTAAAATTACCGATTATATAAATGATTTGTCAAAAAATGATTTCGGGGAGGTTCATTCCTGCGAAATTGCTGAAGCAGATTTTTATGTGGGAAGTTATTCTATAGGAGACAGAACCCGGGCGTTTTTAAAAGTACAGGACGGTTGTGATTATAAATGTACTTATTGTACAATTCCTTTGGCCAGAGGTATATCGAGAAGCGATACCATGAAAAATGTTCTTAAAAATGCCAGGGAAATTGCAGCACAAGACATAAAAGAAATTGTACTTACAGGAGTTAATATAGGCGATTACGGAAAAGGAGAGTTTGGTAACAAAAAACATGAGCATACTTTTCTTGATCTTGTAAAAGAACTGGATAACGTAGAAGGGATAGAGAGATTGAGAATCTCATCAATAGAGCCTAACTTACTTAAAGATGATACTATTAAATTAGTGAGTAAATCCAGGGCTTTTGTACCTCATTTTCATATTCCTTTACAAAGTGGGAGTAATGAGATCCTAAAAAAAATGAAACGACGTTATTTACGCGAATTGTATGTGGAGAGGGTAACTAAAATAAAGGAGTTAATGCCACATGCCTGTATTGGGGTAGATGTTATTGTAGGTTTTCCAGGAGAAACCGACGAACATTTTTTACAAACTTATCATTTTTTAAACGAGCTTGATATTTCCTATCTGCATGTATTTACATATTCTGAAAGAGATAATACCGAAGCTGCAGAAATGGAAAATGTAGTTCCTAAAAACGTAAGGTCTAAACGTAGTAAAATGCTGAGAGGTTTATCAGCTAAAAAAAGAAGAGCGTTTTATGAAAAGCAAATAGGAACGATCAGGACGGTTTTGTTTGAAGGAGAAAATAAAGAGGGTTATATTCATGGCTTTACAGATAATTATGTAAAAGTAAAAGCTCCCTGGAATCCGGAACTGGTAAATACATTACATACAGTAAGGCTAACAAAAATTGATGAGGATGGATTGGTTAGGTTTGATTTTGTTAGTGCAACAGTTTTAAATTAA
- a CDS encoding ABC transporter substrate-binding protein, with product MIKYRFINLQHLIVYFSISCAFAILLSCRSNENSEKDRLVFRYNEHTNILSLDPAFARVIGDIWAVNQLFNGLVQLDDSLNVKPDIAKRWEIKDSALTYSFVLRNDVFFHKHELFGKDSTRLVHAQDFEYSFNRLSDGKVASPGKWVMNYIESFKAENDSVFTIHLKQPFPAFLGLLTNKYCSVVPKEIAEYYGSDFRRNPIGTGPFKFKLWEENVKLVLRRNPLYYEKDSIDQQLPYLEAVAITFLPDKQSEFLQFIQGNLDFLNYLDASYKDELLTTTGSLQPKYKKNVKMITAPYLNTEYLGIYMESSKKELASNLFRKALNYGFDREKMVTYLRNGIVTPAINGFIPKGLPGFNNLKGYTYNPQKATQLIREYKALSGNPTPEITITTDANYVDVCEFIQREIEKTGVKVNIDVVPSSTLRQSKATGKLDIFRASWIADYPDAENYLSLFYSKNFIPNGPNYTHFKDSLFDDLYEKALTEVVPETRYELYQKMDSLIIAKAPVIPLYYDQAIRFTRKNVTGLGSNPINLLNLKTVKKTIPQTYFEE from the coding sequence ATGATAAAATATCGTTTCATTAACTTACAGCATTTAATAGTTTATTTTTCAATAAGTTGCGCCTTCGCTATACTTCTTTCATGCAGAAGTAATGAAAATTCTGAAAAAGACCGCCTTGTTTTCCGATATAATGAACACACCAATATATTAAGTTTAGATCCTGCTTTTGCCAGGGTTATAGGCGATATATGGGCGGTAAATCAACTTTTTAATGGACTTGTACAATTAGATGATTCATTGAATGTAAAACCGGATATTGCCAAAAGGTGGGAAATAAAAGACAGTGCACTGACTTATTCTTTTGTACTACGAAATGATGTTTTTTTTCATAAACATGAATTATTTGGTAAAGACAGTACCCGGTTAGTACATGCACAAGACTTTGAGTATAGTTTTAACAGATTATCAGATGGTAAAGTTGCTTCTCCCGGAAAATGGGTAATGAATTATATAGAAAGTTTTAAAGCCGAAAATGATAGCGTTTTTACCATACACCTTAAACAACCTTTTCCTGCATTTTTGGGATTATTAACAAATAAATACTGCTCTGTGGTTCCAAAAGAAATAGCGGAATATTACGGAAGTGATTTCAGAAGGAATCCTATTGGTACAGGTCCGTTTAAGTTTAAGTTATGGGAAGAAAATGTAAAACTGGTTTTAAGAAGAAATCCTTTGTATTACGAAAAGGACAGCATTGATCAACAACTTCCCTATTTGGAAGCCGTTGCAATTACTTTCTTACCCGATAAACAAAGTGAGTTTTTACAATTCATACAGGGCAATTTAGATTTTTTAAATTACCTCGATGCATCTTATAAAGACGAATTGCTTACTACTACAGGTTCCCTGCAACCCAAGTATAAAAAAAATGTAAAAATGATTACCGCACCTTATTTAAACACCGAGTATCTTGGCATTTATATGGAAAGTAGCAAAAAGGAACTTGCTTCGAACTTATTTAGAAAAGCCTTAAACTACGGATTTGACAGGGAAAAAATGGTTACCTATTTACGTAACGGCATCGTAACTCCTGCAATAAATGGCTTTATACCAAAAGGTTTGCCTGGATTTAATAATTTAAAAGGGTACACATACAACCCCCAAAAAGCAACTCAATTAATTAGAGAATATAAAGCATTATCGGGTAACCCAACTCCCGAAATTACCATTACAACCGACGCTAATTATGTGGATGTATGTGAATTCATCCAAAGGGAAATAGAAAAAACAGGCGTAAAGGTTAATATAGATGTTGTTCCTTCATCTACATTACGGCAAAGCAAAGCTACAGGTAAATTAGATATATTCAGGGCAAGTTGGATAGCTGACTATCCTGATGCCGAAAACTATTTATCGCTGTTTTACAGTAAAAATTTCATACCCAATGGTCCCAATTACACTCATTTTAAAGATAGCCTGTTTGATGACCTTTATGAAAAAGCTTTAACCGAGGTAGTTCCTGAAACAAGATATGAACTTTATCAAAAAATGGACAGTTTAATTATAGCCAAAGCCCCCGTAATACCTTTATATTATGATCAGGCAATAAGATTTACCAGAAAAAATGTTACCGGATTGGGGAGTAATCCCATAAACTTATTAAATTTAAAAACTGTTAAAAAAACTATTCCCCAGACTTATTTTGAAGAATAA
- a CDS encoding lysoplasmalogenase, with amino-acid sequence MKLLFKKEKSFFLIFLCILLIDLVFTNNQTLYPYRYATKLWIVISLGIHFYYNNSYLLQKERTLVWLALFFSFIADIILITDRLLFVIIGMIMFLLVKICYATIFYFKARFDIDRLIPFLAVILLYSLIVIYYLYDGVGKLFLPVVIYIFVSLTMTKLAYLRYKMVNNKSYRYVMIGAILFITSETYMSFYNFYKPLPYTNTLVILTYGLFQFFIIRGIILQNKSGE; translated from the coding sequence ATGAAATTACTGTTTAAGAAAGAAAAATCATTCTTTTTAATTTTTCTTTGCATTCTTTTAATTGATTTGGTATTTACTAATAATCAAACTTTATATCCATACAGATATGCCACTAAATTGTGGATCGTAATCTCATTAGGGATACATTTTTATTATAATAATTCTTATCTTTTACAAAAGGAGAGAACCCTTGTTTGGCTGGCCCTTTTTTTTTCGTTTATAGCAGATATAATATTAATTACTGACAGGCTTCTGTTTGTAATTATAGGCATGATAATGTTCTTACTGGTTAAAATATGCTATGCAACCATTTTCTATTTTAAGGCCAGGTTTGATATAGATAGGTTAATACCCTTTTTAGCAGTTATTCTATTGTATAGTCTGATTGTTATTTATTATTTATATGATGGAGTTGGCAAGCTGTTTCTACCGGTTGTTATATACATATTTGTTTCTTTAACTATGACTAAACTGGCCTATTTGAGGTATAAAATGGTAAATAATAAAAGCTACAGGTATGTAATGATTGGAGCCATACTTTTTATAACTTCAGAAACATATATGTCGTTTTATAATTTTTATAAGCCTTTACCTTATACCAATACTCTAGTAATACTGACGTATGGATTGTTTCAGTTTTTTATAATAAGGGGGATTATTCTTCAAAATAAGTCTGGGGAATAG
- a CDS encoding lysoplasmalogenase — MSKQLVKLLFRSDKIFLLIFFCILITDLVFSNIESLRQFRYMSKLLVTTSLIIYFYYNNTNLIRKEKMLVYFALFFSFMADFFLLHQKVILFLVAGMVMFVLAKICYYFLFSYSSKLDIDRLIPFLAIILLYCLCIMYFLYDGLGQLFIPVVIYTFASLSVAKIAYLRYHGVNHKSFYLVFIGSVLFIISETIMSLDYFYKPVSHSSVTVMLTYGLSQLLTVKGILVEKKRNIGWGSY, encoded by the coding sequence ATGAGTAAACAGCTGGTGAAATTACTTTTCAGGTCTGACAAGATTTTTTTATTAATTTTTTTCTGTATCCTTATTACTGATCTTGTTTTTAGTAATATTGAATCGTTGAGGCAGTTCCGTTATATGTCAAAATTATTGGTTACCACCAGTCTGATTATATATTTTTATTATAATAATACTAATTTAATAAGGAAGGAAAAAATGCTGGTATATTTTGCGTTGTTCTTTTCATTTATGGCCGATTTTTTTCTTTTGCATCAGAAAGTTATTCTCTTTCTGGTGGCAGGTATGGTAATGTTTGTTTTGGCCAAAATTTGTTATTATTTTTTATTCTCCTATAGTTCTAAATTAGATATTGACAGATTAATACCTTTTTTGGCAATAATATTATTGTATTGTCTGTGCATTATGTATTTTTTATATGATGGATTAGGACAGTTATTTATACCGGTAGTCATCTATACTTTTGCATCTTTATCTGTTGCCAAGATTGCTTATTTGAGGTACCATGGTGTAAACCATAAAAGTTTTTATCTGGTGTTTATTGGTTCAGTTCTTTTTATTATCTCCGAAACCATAATGTCGCTGGATTATTTTTATAAACCGGTTTCCCATTCAAGTGTAACGGTAATGTTAACCTATGGTTTGTCACAACTTTTAACAGTAAAAGGTATACTGGTTGAGAAAAAAAGGAATATAGGTTGGGGAAGTTATTAA
- a CDS encoding GlmU family protein — translation MNYILFDGTVREALLPFTYTRPVADIRIGILTIREKWEKYLGFTTTTITEEYLSAKFPMVEMEENILINSSFLPNEELVELVKNLQPNQAIFDEEEVVAFYTKDTQEEVDFDTYEAIEYNDDVIRIENTWDIFSKNGEAIEADFELLTSGRKSRPIPPSNNVISPENIFLEEGARVEFCTLNASTGPIYIGEGAEIMEGSIIRGGLAVCNDAVVKMGAKIYGPTTIGPYCKAGGEINNSVFFAHSNKGHEGYLGNSVLGEWCNLGADTNTSNLKNNYAIVRLWNYETENFANTGLQFCGLMMGDHSKCGINTMFNTGTVVGISANIFGSGFPRNFIPSFCWGGPSGYSTYLPKKAFETARIVMGRRNIELTEVDEAILNHVFEISKKWRV, via the coding sequence ATGAATTATATATTATTTGACGGAACGGTAAGGGAAGCTCTTTTACCCTTTACATATACCCGCCCTGTAGCAGATATCAGAATAGGGATTTTAACCATAAGGGAAAAGTGGGAAAAATACCTGGGATTTACCACAACAACCATTACAGAGGAGTATCTGTCTGCCAAATTTCCTATGGTGGAGATGGAAGAAAACATCCTCATTAACTCATCCTTTTTGCCAAATGAAGAATTAGTAGAATTAGTGAAGAATCTTCAGCCAAACCAGGCAATTTTTGATGAAGAGGAAGTAGTTGCATTTTATACCAAGGATACCCAGGAAGAGGTAGATTTTGATACTTATGAAGCAATAGAATATAATGATGATGTTATCAGAATAGAAAATACCTGGGATATATTTTCTAAAAACGGAGAAGCTATTGAAGCAGATTTTGAATTGCTTACATCAGGCAGAAAAAGTAGACCGATACCTCCCAGCAATAATGTGATTTCTCCCGAAAATATTTTTTTAGAAGAAGGAGCCAGAGTAGAATTCTGTACTTTAAATGCATCAACAGGCCCTATTTATATAGGTGAAGGAGCCGAAATAATGGAAGGCAGTATAATAAGGGGAGGGCTGGCTGTTTGTAATGATGCAGTTGTAAAAATGGGCGCGAAAATTTATGGGCCTACTACTATTGGACCTTATTGTAAAGCAGGGGGAGAAATTAATAACTCTGTATTTTTTGCTCATTCCAATAAAGGACATGAAGGATATTTGGGGAATTCGGTTTTAGGTGAATGGTGTAACCTGGGAGCCGATACTAATACTTCTAATCTTAAAAATAATTATGCTATTGTGAGGCTATGGAATTATGAAACTGAAAATTTTGCAAATACCGGATTACAGTTTTGTGGATTAATGATGGGTGACCACAGCAAGTGTGGTATAAACACAATGTTTAATACCGGCACTGTAGTGGGTATAAGTGCCAATATTTTTGGTAGCGGGTTTCCCAGAAATTTTATCCCCAGTTTTTGTTGGGGAGGACCAAGTGGTTATAGCACTTACTTACCCAAAAAAGCTTTTGAAACGGCCAGAATTGTAATGGGCAGACGAAATATAGAGCTTACAGAGGTTGATGAAGCTATTTTAAACCACGTTTTCGAGATTTCCAAAAAATGGAGAGTTTAA